One genomic region from Bubalus bubalis isolate 160015118507 breed Murrah chromosome 12, NDDB_SH_1, whole genome shotgun sequence encodes:
- the LOC102404617 gene encoding peptidyl-prolyl cis-trans isomerase A-like gives MVNPTVFFDIAVDGEPLGRVSFELFADKVPKTAENFRALSTGEKGFGYKGSCFHRIIPGFMCQGGDFTRHNGTGGKSIYGEKFDDENFILKHTGPGILSMANAGPNTNGSQFFICTAKTEWLDGKHVVFGKVKEGMNIVEAMECSGSRNGKTSKKITIADCGQI, from the coding sequence ATGGTCAACCCCACCGTGTTCTTCGACATCGCTGTCGATGGCGAGCCCTTGGGCCGCGTCTCTTTTGAGCTGTTTGCAGACAAAGTTCCAAAGACAGCAGAAAACTTTCGTGCTCTGAGCACTGGAGAGAAAGGATTTGGTTATAAAGGTTCCTGCTTTCACAGAATAATTCCGGGATTTATGTGCCAGGGTGGTGACTTCACACGCCATAATGGTACTGGTGGCAAGTCCATCTATGGCGAGAAATTTGATGATGAGAATTTCATTCTGAAGCATACAGGTCCTGGCATCTTGTCCATGGCAAATGCTGGCCCCAACACAAATGGTTCCCAGTTTTTCATCTGCACTGCCAAGACTGAGTGGTTGGATGGCAAGCATGTGGTCTTTGGCAAGGTGAAAGAGGGCATGAATATTGTGGAAGCCATGGAGTGCTCTGGGTCCAGGAATGGCAAGACCAGCAAGAAGATCACCATTGCTGACTGTGGACAAATCTAA